The nucleotide sequence TAGGGGGGCCGTTTCCGTTCGAATCGTAGAAATGCACAATAAGAAAACCGGGGAGCTGTTATTAAAGTCAAGTACCGAATGGTGCCTTTTAAATGCAGACACCCTAAAACCGACACGGATATCAAAGGAAATAAAAGAAGTCTTTTCGCCTGAATCAAACTAAAATCATCGATTTCGGATTCTGACGGCTTCTTTTTGTACCGCTCCAAATGTATTACCTTATAACCATGGGAAGACATTCGATTATCATAGCATTGCTGATCCTCTTTGTTTCTTTCGCCTCGTGCCGGAAAGATTTTGAGTACGCCAGCAGCACGGGTAATCTTGAGTTTTCAAAGGATACCGTTTTTCTCGACACCGTTTTTGCCAATTTGGGAAGCAGTACTTATAGCTTAAAGGTATACAACCGCGGTAAGGAAGATATCTCCATTCCGTTTATCGGACTGGAACAAGGCGAAGCCAGTTTCTACAGGCTCAATGTCGATGGTGTGGCCGGAAAGACCTTTACCAATATCCCCCTTCTGGCCAAAGACAGCCTCTATGTGTTTATCGAAACCACCGCCAAAATCGAGGAAAACAATACCGATCAACTGCTGTATACCGATATACTTCAATTCGGAAAAGACGACCAGACCCAAAAAATTCCCTTGATCACCCTCGTTCAAGATGCCGTTTTCCTATTTCCCCGTAGCCTTTCCGACGGAAGTAGCGAAACCGTTCCCATCGGTTATGATGCGGAAGGGACGGAAATACGTGCCCCTGGTTTTGAACTTCAAAACGACCAATTAAACTTTACCAACGAAAAGCCTTATGTCATCTACGGCTTTGCCGCCGTTCCGAAAGGCCAACAACTTAGTATCGATGCCGGTGCAAGAGTACACTTCCATCAGAATTCAGGCTTACTTATACCCGCGAAAGCTTCATTGGCTATAAATGGCTCCCTTAGTTCCGATCTAGAAAACCTGGAAAATGAAGTAATTTTTGAAGGTGACCGCCTAGAACCTGAATATTCAAATGTAAGTGGACAATGGTCGGGCATACGAATCGCCAGGGGCAGTAGCAACAATACCATAAACCACCTTACCCTTAAAAATGCGAGCGTAGGTATTTTTGTGGAAGGAGAACCATCGCTCCCCTCACCCCCCACCCTAGATATACAGAACACCCAAATCTATAACAGCCTACAGGTGAATCTCTGGGGAAAGTCCGCCACTATAAATGGCAAAAACCTGGTTTTGGGTAGTGCCGGAAACAGTTCCCTCTATTGCAGTTCAGGGGGAAGCTATACATTTACACATACCACCATTGCAAATTATTGGACGAAGGGATTCAGAAACAGCGCCACCTTGACCGTCAGCAATTACCAACTTGATGCGAAAGGGAATACCACGGGAAACGATCTTTTAAAGGCGGATTTTGAAAATTGCATCATAGCGGGCAGCGGGAATTTTGAGCTCTCTCTCGATAAAAATGACTCATATACCTATAATTATTACTTCAACAACTGCCTTATTAATGGTGATGAAGACAAGATTCCTACCCAAAACAAGGAGCTTTACGACTTAAACAATGCAGATACATACCAAAATACGACATGGATCCAAGCTGTACTTTTTGAAAATGCGGGAATCAACGATTTTCAACTAGGCCCTAACGCTCCTGCATTGGATAAAGGCGACAAAACAGCGGCCCTCTCAACACCTACCGATATTTTAGGGGTCGACCGCACGGCCACTCCCGATATTGGCGCTTACGAATACACGGGGCAATAAGCCGAACTATCTATTATTGATAGCGGTTGGCAAGCCTATTATTAAGGCAGAAGGAAAGCAGGTCCCCATATAAGAAAGTCCATATTTCGGCCACAACAAAAGAAACAATGCACTGGTTATCAACAATTAAAAAACACCCCTAAAATAATTAACCAAAAACAACCTACAATATGAAGGTTTTTTCCTTCAAATATATTCAATACCAAGTATTTAGGAATAAAAACCCCAGTTATTATGGGGAATATCTTTAGCCCCATGTCGCCTACCATGAGTAATTTGCACTAAAATTACGTGTCTTGGATTATACTTACGCCATAATAGATTCCGATGCCACTTCAAATTTGCAACTA is from Zobellia galactanivorans and encodes:
- a CDS encoding choice-of-anchor Q domain-containing protein, with amino-acid sequence MYYLITMGRHSIIIALLILFVSFASCRKDFEYASSTGNLEFSKDTVFLDTVFANLGSSTYSLKVYNRGKEDISIPFIGLEQGEASFYRLNVDGVAGKTFTNIPLLAKDSLYVFIETTAKIEENNTDQLLYTDILQFGKDDQTQKIPLITLVQDAVFLFPRSLSDGSSETVPIGYDAEGTEIRAPGFELQNDQLNFTNEKPYVIYGFAAVPKGQQLSIDAGARVHFHQNSGLLIPAKASLAINGSLSSDLENLENEVIFEGDRLEPEYSNVSGQWSGIRIARGSSNNTINHLTLKNASVGIFVEGEPSLPSPPTLDIQNTQIYNSLQVNLWGKSATINGKNLVLGSAGNSSLYCSSGGSYTFTHTTIANYWTKGFRNSATLTVSNYQLDAKGNTTGNDLLKADFENCIIAGSGNFELSLDKNDSYTYNYYFNNCLINGDEDKIPTQNKELYDLNNADTYQNTTWIQAVLFENAGINDFQLGPNAPALDKGDKTAALSTPTDILGVDRTATPDIGAYEYTGQ